The following coding sequences are from one Verrucosispora sp. WMMD573 window:
- the trpB gene encoding tryptophan synthase subunit beta: protein MSGWFGGYGGQFVAETLVAPLEELEAAYQKAQASEDFLSELDDLLNRFVGRPTPLTRLRRLAVEANSCTLWLKREDLTHTGAHKINNAIGQALLARRIGKRRIIAETGAGQHGVAVAAACAHLQLDATIYMGRVDAERQAPNVQRMELLGAEVRLVDNGTATLKDAINEAIRDWIAHPDSTHYLLGSVVGPHPFPTIVRGFQSVIGREARQQFLDSVGGLPDAVVACVGGGSNSVGMFSAFLDDPVRLIGVQAAGEGLGPGGRHAAPLLYGEPGVLQGTRTYLLQDDDGQILLTHSVAPGLDYPGVGPEHSYFKDTGRVEYRTASDDQALATFALLSRAEGIIPALESAHAVAGGLELAEELPHGSNILVNLSGRGDKDLVSALAAIRERDGADR from the coding sequence CTGGACGACCTGTTGAACAGGTTCGTCGGCCGGCCCACCCCGCTTACCAGACTTCGCAGGCTGGCGGTCGAGGCCAACAGTTGCACCCTCTGGCTCAAGCGGGAGGACCTGACCCACACCGGCGCGCACAAGATCAACAACGCGATCGGGCAGGCTCTGCTCGCCCGGCGCATCGGCAAGCGGCGCATCATCGCCGAGACCGGGGCGGGACAGCACGGTGTGGCCGTCGCGGCGGCGTGCGCTCATCTCCAGCTCGACGCGACCATCTACATGGGACGAGTCGACGCCGAGCGGCAGGCACCGAACGTCCAGCGAATGGAGCTGCTCGGCGCCGAAGTGCGTCTGGTCGACAACGGCACGGCGACCCTCAAGGATGCCATCAACGAGGCGATCCGCGACTGGATCGCCCACCCCGACTCCACCCACTACCTGCTCGGCTCGGTGGTCGGACCGCATCCCTTCCCCACCATCGTGCGCGGCTTCCAGTCCGTCATCGGCCGGGAGGCCCGGCAGCAGTTCCTGGACAGCGTCGGCGGTCTGCCCGACGCGGTGGTGGCCTGCGTCGGCGGCGGCAGCAACTCGGTAGGAATGTTCAGCGCGTTCCTCGACGACCCGGTACGCCTGATCGGTGTACAGGCGGCCGGCGAGGGGCTGGGTCCGGGCGGCCGGCACGCCGCACCGCTGCTCTACGGCGAGCCCGGCGTCCTGCAAGGTACCCGCACCTACCTCCTTCAGGACGACGACGGACAGATCCTGCTGACCCACAGCGTGGCACCGGGCCTGGACTACCCCGGCGTCGGACCGGAGCACAGCTATTTCAAGGACACCGGCCGGGTCGAATACCGCACGGCCAGCGACGACCAGGCACTCGCCACCTTCGCGCTGCTCAGCCGCGCCGAGGGGATCATCCCCGCCCTGGAGTCCGCACACGCGGTAGCGGGCGGGCTCGAGCTGGCTGAGGAGCTGCCGCACGGCAGCAACATCCTGGTGAACCTCTCCGGACGCGGTGACAAGGACCTGGTCAGCGCGCTGGCAGCGATACGCGAACGGGATGGAGCAGACAGGTGA
- the trpA gene encoding tryptophan synthase subunit alpha — MRRLEHAFADSQRETALVAYLTAGYPSLDESVDLVDAACAAGADVIELGAPFSDPLGDGPVIQATTQQALRAGVTVAATLDLVAKVRATGNDVPIMLMGYCNPFLRYGLPKLFADAASAGADGFIVPDLPATESTDWLVEAERHNLGQVFFAAPGSSPERLRRTARQSRGFLYCLADNGVTGIRDRLADGLDAYLARVRAVATTPVAVGFGISRPEHVGALRGKVDGVIVGSALLKRIGAATTPQQRIAETTALISELKAACR, encoded by the coding sequence GTGAGGCGACTTGAGCACGCGTTCGCGGACAGCCAGCGCGAAACCGCGCTGGTGGCATACCTGACCGCCGGTTACCCGAGCCTCGACGAGAGTGTCGATCTTGTCGACGCGGCCTGCGCGGCCGGTGCCGACGTCATCGAACTCGGGGCGCCGTTCTCCGACCCGCTCGGCGACGGTCCGGTCATCCAGGCCACCACCCAGCAGGCGTTGCGCGCCGGCGTGACGGTGGCTGCGACGCTCGACCTGGTGGCCAAGGTGCGGGCCACCGGCAACGACGTGCCGATCATGTTGATGGGCTACTGCAACCCCTTTCTCCGGTACGGGCTGCCGAAACTCTTCGCCGACGCCGCGTCGGCCGGTGCCGACGGCTTCATCGTGCCGGACCTGCCCGCCACCGAGAGCACGGACTGGCTGGTCGAGGCGGAACGGCACAACCTGGGCCAGGTCTTCTTCGCCGCTCCGGGCAGCAGTCCCGAGCGGCTGCGCCGCACCGCGCGACAATCCCGCGGCTTCCTGTACTGCCTCGCCGACAACGGCGTGACAGGTATTCGGGACCGGCTCGCCGACGGGCTCGACGCCTATCTCGCCCGGGTCCGAGCCGTGGCGACCACGCCCGTCGCGGTGGGCTTCGGCATCTCGCGACCGGAACACGTAGGTGCCCTGCGGGGCAAGGTCGACGGCGTCATAGTCGGCAGCGCGCTGCTCAAGCGAATCGGAGCGGCCACCACCCCGCAGCAGCGGATCGCGGAGACGACGGCCCTGATCAGCGAGCTGAAGGCGGCGTGCCGATGA
- a CDS encoding DegT/DnrJ/EryC1/StrS family aminotransferase, with protein sequence MSAPTTTSTTSVVPFFSGATSIRRDWAGLAARLRTVTDTGRFTFGPVGEDLERAIAERTGARHTVAVSNGTDALIIMLRAAGIGPGDEVIVPAYTFFASASSVLHVGAKPVLVDIQPGSYALDPERVRAAVTDRTRAIMPVHLFTQMADMVALGEVADEHGLQLLEDSAEGIGMHIDGRHAGRLGRAGVLSFFPTKTLGALGDAGMLLTDDEDLARTARQLRCHGQPSDGSYEYLELGYNSRCDEVQAAFLLWRLESLDAEITRRADVAARYDHLLGELAPLVRTPWLAPARKQSNLVYYVYLIECERRDELVAYLTSHGVGTEVYYPRPLTEQPCLIARAGVDQPVPVAKAASQRAVGLPMYPDLTDEQVDRVCELIHEFYRERQ encoded by the coding sequence ATGAGTGCACCGACGACGACCTCCACCACCAGCGTGGTGCCGTTCTTCAGCGGCGCGACGTCGATCCGCCGGGACTGGGCCGGGCTCGCCGCCAGGCTACGTACGGTCACCGACACGGGACGGTTCACCTTCGGACCGGTGGGCGAGGATCTGGAACGGGCGATCGCGGAGCGTACTGGCGCCCGGCACACGGTGGCGGTGAGCAACGGCACGGACGCTCTGATCATCATGCTGCGGGCGGCGGGGATCGGGCCGGGCGACGAGGTGATCGTTCCCGCGTACACCTTCTTCGCCAGCGCGTCCTCGGTGCTGCACGTCGGCGCCAAGCCGGTCCTGGTCGACATCCAACCCGGCTCCTACGCGTTGGATCCCGAGCGGGTCCGCGCCGCCGTCACGGACCGGACCCGGGCGATCATGCCGGTGCACCTGTTCACCCAGATGGCGGACATGGTGGCGTTGGGCGAGGTGGCCGACGAGCACGGCCTGCAACTGCTGGAGGACAGCGCCGAAGGCATCGGCATGCACATCGACGGCCGGCACGCCGGCCGCTTGGGCAGGGCCGGGGTGCTCTCGTTCTTCCCCACCAAGACGCTCGGCGCCCTGGGTGACGCGGGCATGCTGCTCACCGACGACGAGGATCTCGCCCGCACGGCACGCCAACTGCGCTGCCACGGTCAGCCGAGCGACGGCTCCTACGAGTACCTCGAACTCGGCTACAACAGCCGCTGCGACGAGGTGCAGGCCGCGTTCCTGCTGTGGCGGCTGGAGTCGTTGGACGCGGAGATCACCCGGCGCGCGGACGTGGCGGCACGCTACGACCACCTGCTCGGCGAACTCGCGCCGCTGGTACGTACCCCTTGGCTCGCTCCTGCCCGCAAGCAGAGCAACCTCGTCTACTACGTCTACCTGATCGAGTGTGAACGACGTGACGAGTTGGTCGCGTACCTGACCTCCCACGGCGTGGGCACCGAGGTGTACTACCCCCGGCCGCTCACCGAGCAGCCCTGCCTGATCGCCCGGGCCGGGGTGGACCAGCCGGTACCTGTCGCGAAGGCGGCCAGCCAGCGGGCGGTCGGCCTGCCGATGTATCCGGACCTGACCGACGAGCAGGTCGACCGGGTGTGCGAGCTGATTCACGAGTTCTACCGGGAGCGACAGTGA
- a CDS encoding DegT/DnrJ/EryC1/StrS family aminotransferase, whose translation MTVPYFDYPTRYAGWTEDVLDAVREVGESDEFILKSRVAALETAVARRTGAAEAIAVASGTGALTVILTAMDIGPGDDVVTPAFSFISSASTVALRGARPVFADVDYDTAMLTVATVEAVRTPASRAVVPAYLFASSPDMPALRALADRHSMRLIEDSAVALGGQVAGRPAGRHGDAGVYSFFPGKPLGGIGDAGMIVTDDPELATTCRMLRNHGQDLKVRFLHHLVGFNSRMDEVTALFLLRRLPHLDQFLAERRRLARQYGELLREAAPIVLTPPGDLTEQAVYTYVVRAPQRDDLRSYLAGRGIETKVYYPRPLHLQPAFRHLGHGTGDFPVAERLSRECLALPLHPELPAGTVERVVEEIAGFYRQGA comes from the coding sequence ATGACAGTCCCGTACTTCGACTACCCCACCCGGTACGCCGGGTGGACCGAGGACGTCCTGGACGCGGTCCGGGAGGTCGGCGAGTCGGACGAGTTCATCCTCAAGTCCCGGGTCGCGGCCCTGGAAACGGCCGTGGCGCGGCGGACCGGCGCCGCCGAGGCCATCGCGGTCGCCAGCGGCACCGGCGCGTTGACGGTGATCCTCACGGCCATGGACATCGGACCCGGCGACGACGTGGTGACCCCCGCCTTCTCGTTCATCTCCTCGGCCAGCACCGTGGCGCTGCGCGGCGCCCGTCCGGTCTTCGCCGACGTCGACTACGACACGGCGATGCTGACCGTGGCGACCGTCGAGGCCGTCCGCACCCCGGCGAGCCGGGCTGTCGTGCCGGCGTACCTCTTCGCGAGCAGCCCCGACATGCCGGCGCTGCGGGCACTGGCCGACCGCCACTCGATGCGCCTGATCGAGGACAGCGCCGTCGCGCTGGGCGGTCAGGTCGCGGGCCGACCCGCCGGCCGCCACGGCGACGCCGGGGTGTACTCCTTCTTCCCCGGCAAACCGCTTGGCGGAATCGGGGACGCCGGCATGATCGTCACCGACGATCCGGAGCTGGCCACCACCTGCCGGATGCTGCGCAACCACGGTCAGGACCTGAAGGTCCGGTTCCTGCACCACCTGGTCGGCTTCAACAGTCGGATGGACGAGGTCACGGCGCTGTTCCTGCTGCGCCGGCTGCCGCACCTCGACCAGTTCCTCGCCGAGCGTCGCCGGCTGGCCCGCCAGTACGGCGAACTGCTGCGCGAGGCCGCGCCCATCGTGCTGACGCCCCCCGGGGACCTCACCGAGCAGGCCGTCTACACCTACGTGGTACGCGCGCCACAGCGCGACGACCTCCGCTCCTACCTGGCCGGACGCGGCATCGAGACGAAGGTCTACTATCCCCGGCCGCTACACCTGCAACCCGCGTTCCGGCACCTCGGCCACGGGACGGGTGACTTCCCGGTCGCCGAGCGCCTGTCCCGCGAGTGTCTGGCGCTGCCGTTGCATCCGGAACTGCCCGCCGGAACCGTCGAGCGGGTCGTCGAGGAGATCGCCGGCTTCTACCGGCAGGGCGCATGA
- a CDS encoding sugar phosphate isomerase/epimerase family protein yields MTAVGLWASRVCGIGDEAAPGLVRQLDVHRDLGMSGVELRTIDGRGLHELGTDEVADLRRQIDASGLRVPVLDTPIGNWSTTVATDLDTELSILNRTATVARALDCRWLRIMSYPNCGWPDDAWAAESLRRMRLLTDEARRLGVVLLHENCQGWAGACAANTLRMLEHVDSPHLRLIFDVGNGLAYGYQAEEFLAQVLPWVEHVHIKNGHRDPDGQARFTLPTAGELDLSACIRRLEAAGYRGWYSLEPHVAHIPHLQVSDDPERLEQSYRAYATAFRDIVEGTAQP; encoded by the coding sequence ATGACAGCGGTGGGACTCTGGGCCAGCCGGGTCTGCGGCATCGGTGACGAGGCCGCACCGGGCCTGGTGAGACAGCTCGACGTGCACCGCGACCTGGGCATGTCCGGGGTGGAGCTGCGTACGATCGACGGCCGGGGTCTGCACGAACTCGGCACCGACGAGGTGGCCGACCTGCGTCGGCAGATCGACGCCAGCGGTCTGCGGGTACCGGTGCTGGACACACCGATCGGCAACTGGTCCACCACGGTCGCCACCGACCTCGACACCGAACTGTCGATCCTGAACCGCACCGCGACGGTCGCACGTGCGCTGGACTGTCGGTGGCTACGGATCATGTCGTACCCCAACTGCGGCTGGCCGGACGACGCGTGGGCCGCGGAGTCGCTGCGGCGGATGCGGTTGCTCACCGACGAGGCACGCCGGCTCGGCGTCGTGCTGCTGCACGAGAACTGCCAGGGATGGGCGGGGGCCTGCGCCGCCAACACGCTGCGCATGCTCGAACACGTCGACAGTCCACACCTCAGGCTGATCTTCGATGTGGGCAACGGCCTGGCGTACGGCTACCAGGCCGAGGAGTTCCTCGCGCAGGTGCTGCCCTGGGTCGAACACGTCCACATCAAGAACGGCCACCGCGACCCGGACGGCCAGGCCCGGTTCACCCTGCCCACCGCCGGTGAGCTGGACCTGTCCGCCTGCATCCGCCGGCTGGAAGCGGCGGGCTACCGGGGCTGGTACAGCCTGGAGCCACACGTGGCGCACATTCCGCACCTGCAGGTCTCGGACGACCCGGAGCGGTTGGAGCAGAGTTACCGGGCCTACGCGACGGCCTTCCGCGACATCGTCGAAGGGACGGCCCAGCCGTGA
- a CDS encoding M20/M25/M40 family metallo-hydrolase codes for MTACWTEIDLDWLRQFMAVDSVSPLEGGRIAATRQAQEVFLAGASARGFQVRHYDSPTAQSLRSGEIPMPVRRVLEADPDTFLAAQPSLVVTMGDPAPPERRLVINFHVDTVGPHIEPRLDGDILHGRGAVDDKGPGVAAAVGVAAAFADDPSLARRIEVMLTSVPGEEGGAMGVLGTRWLVRQGYTGRLMLFAEPTGGRVMDACTAAMTPRLRVLGEGSTDDHPADAHNATVALGFLADHLVRAVGPRAAALGAKLCVAGLHTGTAHNRVYGEGELLLNIAYRDQASAQTLAHELERAVKEARDVFATAHLGNPFTARLVDDWDRVVRLDWLKRGLPVLDNRDPEMEALLAAAGFPRHDGLADGSAFTCDAIWAGGPGRYVAVCGPGRLDENGAHTAAEWVRVDDLATYAGQIRDLVVRFGAHVPTQ; via the coding sequence GTGACAGCCTGCTGGACGGAGATCGACCTGGACTGGTTGCGGCAGTTCATGGCGGTGGACTCGGTGTCGCCGTTGGAGGGCGGACGGATCGCCGCCACCCGGCAGGCGCAGGAGGTGTTCCTCGCCGGTGCGTCCGCGCGCGGCTTCCAGGTCCGCCACTACGACAGCCCTACCGCGCAGAGCCTGAGGTCCGGGGAGATCCCGATGCCGGTACGGCGGGTGCTGGAGGCCGACCCCGACACCTTCCTCGCTGCCCAACCGTCCCTGGTGGTGACCATGGGCGACCCGGCACCACCGGAGCGACGGCTGGTCATCAACTTCCACGTCGACACCGTCGGCCCGCACATCGAGCCGCGCCTCGACGGCGACATCCTGCACGGCCGGGGTGCCGTCGACGACAAAGGACCAGGGGTGGCCGCCGCGGTGGGTGTCGCCGCCGCGTTCGCGGATGATCCCTCGCTGGCCCGACGCATCGAGGTCATGCTCACCAGCGTGCCGGGTGAGGAGGGCGGCGCGATGGGTGTCCTGGGCACCCGATGGCTGGTGCGGCAGGGCTACACGGGTCGACTGATGCTGTTCGCCGAGCCCACCGGCGGTCGGGTGATGGACGCCTGTACGGCGGCGATGACCCCTCGACTCCGGGTGCTCGGCGAGGGCAGCACGGACGACCATCCCGCCGACGCACACAACGCCACTGTGGCGCTGGGTTTCCTCGCGGATCATCTGGTCCGCGCCGTCGGCCCCCGGGCCGCCGCCCTCGGCGCCAAGCTCTGCGTCGCCGGTCTGCACACGGGGACCGCGCACAACCGGGTGTACGGCGAGGGCGAGTTGCTGCTCAACATCGCCTACCGGGACCAGGCCAGCGCCCAGACCCTCGCGCACGAGCTGGAGCGGGCGGTCAAGGAGGCCCGTGACGTCTTCGCCACGGCACACCTCGGCAACCCGTTCACCGCCCGCCTCGTCGACGACTGGGATCGGGTGGTGCGGTTGGACTGGCTCAAGCGTGGGCTGCCGGTGCTCGACAACCGCGACCCCGAGATGGAAGCCCTGCTCGCCGCTGCCGGTTTTCCCCGCCACGACGGCCTGGCCGACGGCAGCGCCTTCACCTGTGACGCGATCTGGGCCGGCGGGCCCGGCCGGTACGTCGCGGTGTGCGGGCCGGGCCGACTCGACGAGAACGGCGCGCACACCGCAGCCGAGTGGGTGCGCGTCGACGACCTGGCGACCTACGCGGGACAGATCCGTGACCTCGTGGTGCGCTTCGGCGCCCACGTGCCGACACAGTAA
- a CDS encoding Ldh family oxidoreductase translates to MTNSVTVEHTQLTAFVRTVLRRCGLHEPAASTATEVICYADIHGFTTHGTNALAGIYAPRLRGGSIRPDAQPKVVVETATTAVVDGDNGLGAVTMVTAVDLAAAKARDLGLGMVTVRNSSHFGSAGYYASRVAANGLIGIVMSNCGAQGVVPPLGGVKRLLGTNPLSAAVPVSHGAPFVLDMSATAVATGKIRAAQREGRPVPEGWLVSADGSTTTDPDAYFDGHADVAWLGGTAQTGGAKGYGLALLVDLLCGPLAGAAYGPRPEALTETEPAEDVNIGQVALVIDPAAFGVADVFRTETRALLDTVSASPAAPGQRVTYPGAPEAERAAASYAEGIRLPHHVAVQLVRLGAELDVTVPVALAGAGSA, encoded by the coding sequence ATGACCAACAGCGTGACGGTCGAGCACACGCAGCTCACCGCATTCGTACGGACGGTTCTGCGGCGATGTGGACTCCACGAGCCGGCGGCGAGCACGGCCACCGAGGTCATCTGCTACGCCGACATCCACGGCTTCACCACCCACGGCACCAACGCGTTGGCCGGGATCTACGCCCCGCGCCTGCGCGGCGGGAGCATTCGACCCGACGCGCAGCCCAAGGTCGTGGTCGAGACCGCGACCACTGCTGTCGTGGACGGCGACAACGGCCTGGGAGCCGTCACGATGGTGACCGCCGTCGACCTGGCCGCGGCCAAGGCGCGTGACCTCGGCCTCGGCATGGTGACGGTACGCAACAGCAGCCACTTCGGCAGCGCCGGCTACTACGCCAGCCGGGTCGCCGCGAACGGTCTGATCGGGATCGTCATGTCCAACTGCGGCGCACAGGGTGTCGTCCCACCGCTGGGCGGTGTCAAGCGGCTGCTCGGCACCAATCCGCTGAGCGCGGCGGTGCCGGTCTCCCACGGTGCGCCGTTCGTCCTGGACATGAGCGCCACCGCCGTGGCCACCGGCAAGATCCGGGCAGCCCAGCGCGAAGGACGGCCGGTCCCCGAGGGCTGGCTGGTCTCCGCCGACGGGTCGACCACCACCGACCCCGACGCGTACTTCGACGGGCACGCCGACGTGGCCTGGCTGGGCGGCACCGCGCAGACCGGTGGCGCCAAGGGGTACGGCCTCGCGCTGCTCGTCGACCTGTTGTGCGGACCGTTGGCCGGAGCCGCGTACGGGCCCCGGCCGGAGGCGCTGACCGAGACCGAACCGGCCGAGGACGTGAACATCGGCCAGGTGGCCCTCGTGATCGACCCCGCCGCGTTCGGCGTCGCTGACGTTTTCCGGACCGAGACCCGCGCGCTGTTGGACACGGTGTCGGCGTCCCCCGCCGCACCCGGACAGCGGGTGACCTACCCGGGGGCTCCGGAGGCGGAGCGGGCCGCGGCGTCGTACGCCGAAGGGATCCGGCTCCCGCACCACGTCGCCGTCCAGTTGGTACGGCTCGGCGCCGAACTCGACGTGACCGTCCCGGTCGCGCTGGCTGGGGCGGGATCGGCATGA
- a CDS encoding Gfo/Idh/MocA family oxidoreductase, which produces MRVGVIGLGVIAPYFLRAIDDDEHLTLTAVCDRNDTKLADFADGTRDVATYTDHRELLASGLVDAVVLTLPNAVHAEVAADALRAGMHVCCEKPMTVRLADAHTLVALARESGRTLFTAFHRRYNRNVAALRLGVGDPEAIERLVCRYSERIEEHTGSEAWYLDQDLGGGGCVIDNGPNALDAVRTIVGHLEMVDATIGDVRRGVEFCAELHLRSRSGVQVTVELDWALPSGELKDITVYGKDGSVRSADMLAGFPGFKSSLDHEYAAIMADFRHAVSLGDAYTDAGPDIVALVEQAYAVARRKEPRLRTSSKRPTMARFVKLLFHRRDERGMTMSQWLSRCVRQGEIHELVTTTDQPTRPGDRVDAVGFLGFVEFSTATVVQRGDVVVCNGQRIGTVAGFDECHWPNHYNILIDTERILTAEDLSLQVGDSLQLLEAVR; this is translated from the coding sequence ATGAGGGTCGGCGTCATCGGCCTCGGTGTGATCGCTCCGTACTTCCTGCGGGCCATCGACGACGACGAGCACCTCACACTGACCGCCGTATGTGATCGCAACGACACGAAGCTCGCGGACTTCGCCGACGGCACCCGTGACGTGGCGACCTACACCGACCACCGCGAACTCCTCGCCTCGGGTCTGGTCGACGCGGTCGTGCTGACCCTGCCGAACGCGGTGCACGCCGAGGTCGCCGCCGACGCGCTACGCGCCGGGATGCACGTCTGCTGCGAGAAGCCGATGACCGTGCGTCTGGCGGACGCACACACGCTCGTCGCGTTGGCGCGGGAGTCCGGTCGGACGCTGTTCACCGCCTTTCACCGGCGGTACAACCGCAACGTGGCCGCGCTGCGCCTCGGAGTCGGCGACCCGGAGGCCATCGAGCGTCTGGTGTGCCGCTACTCCGAGCGCATCGAGGAGCACACCGGATCGGAGGCGTGGTACCTCGACCAGGATCTGGGCGGCGGCGGCTGTGTCATCGACAACGGCCCGAACGCGCTGGACGCGGTACGCACGATCGTCGGCCACCTGGAAATGGTCGACGCCACCATCGGGGATGTCCGCCGCGGGGTGGAGTTCTGCGCCGAACTCCACCTGCGCTCCCGCAGCGGAGTGCAGGTCACCGTCGAACTGGACTGGGCTCTGCCCTCGGGCGAGCTCAAGGACATCACCGTGTACGGAAAGGACGGCTCGGTCCGGTCGGCCGACATGCTTGCCGGATTCCCCGGGTTCAAGAGCTCCCTCGACCACGAGTACGCCGCGATCATGGCCGATTTCCGGCACGCGGTGTCGCTCGGTGACGCGTACACCGATGCGGGCCCGGACATCGTCGCTCTGGTCGAGCAGGCGTACGCGGTCGCCCGGCGCAAGGAACCACGGCTGCGTACGTCATCGAAGCGACCGACCATGGCGCGGTTCGTGAAGCTGTTGTTCCACAGGCGCGACGAACGCGGCATGACCATGTCGCAGTGGCTGTCGCGGTGTGTCCGACAGGGTGAGATCCACGAGCTGGTGACGACCACGGACCAGCCGACCCGGCCAGGTGACCGGGTGGACGCTGTCGGTTTCCTCGGATTCGTCGAGTTCAGCACGGCCACCGTCGTGCAGCGGGGCGACGTGGTGGTCTGCAACGGGCAGCGGATCGGCACCGTCGCCGGTTTCGACGAGTGCCACTGGCCCAACCACTACAACATCCTCATCGACACCGAACGCATCCTCACGGCCGAGGACCTAAGCTTGCAGGTCGGCGATTCGCTGCAACTTCTGGAGGCTGTGCGATGA
- a CDS encoding phenylalanine--tRNA ligase beta subunit-related protein — translation MTAQAHLPMAEVTVSPQVAAAFPDVRVLCVEAEVGGGDAIAGEVQERWTREHGRWHGVAKAEIRAHPAVDAYRRFSRQIGVDPDRQPPSIQALVERGLRTKPLGNWPKINPTVDAVNVTAVATMVALGVFDAERLSGPVRLALSQGGESLRPIGAQEDVTVESDRLVLADDARVLSLFAHRDGVHQAVRADTRRVLLLACVVDGIDPAQAADALRQSADLLDRR, via the coding sequence ATGACTGCTCAAGCACACCTGCCGATGGCCGAGGTCACCGTTTCCCCGCAGGTCGCGGCAGCATTTCCCGATGTCAGGGTGCTGTGTGTCGAGGCCGAGGTGGGCGGTGGTGACGCCATCGCAGGCGAGGTGCAGGAGCGTTGGACGCGGGAGCACGGCAGGTGGCACGGGGTGGCGAAGGCAGAGATCCGCGCCCACCCCGCGGTCGACGCCTACCGACGCTTCTCCCGGCAGATCGGCGTGGACCCGGACCGCCAGCCGCCGTCGATCCAGGCACTTGTCGAGCGCGGCCTGCGGACGAAGCCGCTCGGCAACTGGCCAAAGATCAATCCCACCGTGGACGCGGTGAACGTGACAGCGGTGGCGACCATGGTCGCTCTCGGCGTGTTCGACGCGGAGCGGCTCTCCGGTCCCGTCCGGCTGGCCCTGAGTCAGGGCGGCGAGAGCCTGCGACCGATAGGTGCCCAGGAGGACGTGACGGTGGAGTCGGACCGGCTGGTCCTGGCCGACGACGCTCGGGTGCTGTCGCTCTTCGCCCACCGCGACGGCGTACACCAGGCGGTCCGGGCGGACACCCGCCGGGTGTTGCTCCTCGCATGCGTGGTCGACGGCATCGACCCCGCTCAGGCGGCGGACGCGCTACGGCAATCCGCCGACCTGCTCGACCGGCGCTGA
- a CDS encoding DMT family transporter, with amino-acid sequence MAVTGYRTGLISGALAMALVGSSAAVSPLLTDYPVLAGQAWRYTAAAFLLLGYLWLRRLPWVRVGRSDWVRLALLAATGLAAFNVCLLQAARYTDPPVLGAIVGAAPLVLAISGPLLAGRRPSPLVATSAVIVVVGVGIVLGGGHFSLPGVLWSLGALAGECLFSLLAVPLLPRLGPVRVSAYTCALAGVMLAVAALLVERGDVATVPTGVEVLSLAFLAVFVTAVAFALWYAAVGSLGVDRAGLLAGLVPVAATLIAVGIDTTTLSLQVLLGAVLVGAGVSLGMLPPRRRPGGGAAGHEGQRPASRRSAPVEQVGGLP; translated from the coding sequence ATGGCTGTGACCGGTTACCGTACGGGGTTGATCAGCGGGGCGCTCGCGATGGCCCTCGTGGGCAGTTCCGCTGCCGTCAGTCCGCTGCTCACCGACTATCCGGTGTTGGCCGGTCAGGCCTGGCGCTACACGGCCGCGGCTTTCCTGCTGCTGGGCTATCTGTGGCTGCGCCGGCTGCCCTGGGTCCGGGTGGGCCGGTCGGACTGGGTCCGACTCGCCCTGCTCGCCGCAACCGGTCTGGCAGCGTTCAACGTGTGCCTGCTTCAGGCCGCGAGGTACACCGACCCTCCGGTGCTCGGAGCCATCGTCGGGGCGGCTCCGCTGGTGCTCGCCATCAGCGGGCCGCTGCTGGCGGGTCGTCGGCCGTCGCCGCTCGTGGCGACATCGGCGGTGATCGTGGTGGTCGGAGTCGGCATCGTCCTCGGCGGGGGGCACTTCAGTCTGCCCGGCGTGCTGTGGTCCCTCGGCGCGTTGGCCGGTGAGTGCCTCTTCTCCCTGCTCGCCGTCCCGCTGCTGCCCCGACTCGGGCCGGTACGGGTCAGCGCTTACACCTGCGCGCTCGCCGGTGTCATGCTCGCCGTGGCCGCCCTGCTCGTCGAGCGGGGCGACGTCGCCACCGTGCCCACCGGCGTGGAGGTGCTGTCGCTCGCCTTCCTCGCGGTCTTCGTCACCGCGGTGGCGTTCGCCCTGTGGTACGCCGCCGTCGGGTCGCTGGGTGTGGACCGTGCCGGCCTGCTGGCGGGCCTCGTCCCGGTGGCTGCCACCCTCATCGCCGTCGGGATCGACACCACGACACTGTCGCTCCAGGTCCTGCTCGGCGCCGTGCTGGTCGGGGCGGGTGTGAGCCTGGGCATGCTCCCTCCCCGGCGTCGACCCGGCGGCGGAGCGGCCGGCCACGAGGGCCAGCGGCCGGCCAGCCGCCGGTCAGCGCCGGTCGAGCAGGTCGGCGGATTGCCGTAG